In Paenibacillus durus, the DNA window AGAAACAATAAAATCATGGAGGAATAACACAATGAAAAAATATTGGTCTATTGGAATCCTGGTGTTTGATGGAGTTGACGCATTTGATTTTGTGGGACCGGCCGAGATCTTTTCTTTAGTCAGGCTCTCCAAGGAAGATGTGCTGCAAATGCAGTTGAGTTTGGATCAGACGGCGAGGAAGCCGTTTGATATCAAATATGTATCGGAAAATGGTGCGCCTGTAACCGCAAGCAATAATTTAATCATTCAACCTGATTTTAGCATGGATGATGCGCCTTCATTTGACATTCTTATTGTGCCGGGTGGCTTTATAAAGCCAATAAATCGTGTTATGGGAAGCAAGAAGACCATCCAATGGATCATTAATCATTCACATGAGGCTCAGCTGGTTGCCTCTGTTTGTACAGGAGCACTACTCCTTGCTTCTGCGGGTATATTGAACGGGAAGAAAGCAACTACAAACCGGGCAGCACTTGATTTTATGGAACAGAAATTTCCTGAAATCACAGTTGTTCGCGACAGCAAATTTGTTGATCAAGGCAACGTTATTACCGCGCAAGGCCCTGCTGCCGGGCTCAATCTGGCTTTTTACCTGGTGAAGAAACTGTTCGGTGAAGAGGTTGCCCGTTTGACGGCCAATACATTGGAATATGATGGTCAGATATTATAAAATCTTGAGGAGGGCCATATCCCGATCAGTCATTTCAAGTAAGCGACATGCGTTTATGCTGAAGCTATTTTGGAGATTTGCAGTTAAAACTGTTTGTAACGGAAGCGAAAGGAGACTTTCTATATGACACAACGTACAGTCGGGATACTCTTATTCAACGAGGTAGAGGTTTTAGACTTTGCGGGCCCTTTTGAAGTCTTCTCCATTACCGCCTTGTCCGATTCTCAAAAGCCTTTTGTAGTGACAACCATCTCCCAAACAGGAGAAATGATCTCGGCGCGCAACGGACTGAAGGTAACACCGGATTACAGTTTTGAAAACCACCCTCCGATTGATATCCTCATCGTTCCTGGCGGCTACGGGGCAGAAGAAATTGAAATTCATAACCCGGCAGTTATCCAATGGATTCAAGAGCAAACTTCTAAAGCAGAATTCACTGCATCAGTGTGTACAGGGGCTTTCCTGCTTGCTAAAGCCGGAATTTTGGATGGAAAAGAAGTTACGACCCATTGGATGGATATCGATCTCTTGGAAAAGGAGTATCCATCGGTTTTAGTCGTCAGAGACGTGAAATTCGTAGATCAAGGATCCCTCATTACTTCAGCAGGCATTTCGGCAGGTATTCATATGTCCTTGCATCTGATTTCCCGTATTTATGGAAAAGATATAGCCAACCAAACCGCCAAACGTATGGAATACGATATCACCATCGAATAAAGACTGGCGCAACTATGACTATTTTCTGAGCAAAATCACATCATTAGGCAAATCCTCCGCGGCAGCCGGCCGTATGCGAATGGCCTGCCCGCCTCCCGGAGCAAGGTTCAATTGCAAGGTTGTGCTTCTGTCAACAAGCACCTTGGATATGGTCATGGGATAAGGATTGATCCTCCAGTCAGCGTGCGGGCCGTCGGCATAGATTTCAGCTACATACGTTTTGTCCGGATCAAGAAAAGCGAGCGGCGCCGCAAGCGTGCGTCCGTGCTCATCGGTAATGCTGCCTAGATACCATTCCTCGCTGTTTCTGTCTTTGCGGACTATCGTAACATAATCCCCGATCTCTCCGCCCAGCACCTTGGTATCCTGCCAATCGGTAGGAACATCCAGAATAAATTGAAAAGCCGCGCGCTGCTGTTCGTAATTTTCCGGCAAGTCGGCAGCCATTTGCAGTGGACTGTACAGAACGACATAAAGCGCGAGCTGTTTGGCTAACGTTCCCCGCACTCTGTTGCCCGGTCTGAATTCCTTATATATCAGCCTTACAATCCCCGGCGTATAATCGAAGGGACCGGCTAGCATTCGGGTAAAAGGAATGATGGTAGTGTGGTCCGGAGGGTTCCCGACATATTCGGCGGAGGCATCGAATTCTTGTCCCCGCGCGCCTTCACGGGTCATCATATTCGGATAGGTCCGGCGTTCTCCCGTATCTTTAACCGGCTCATGGGCGATTAGACTAATCTTATACCTGGCTGCGGTTTCAATTACTTTTCGGTGATGATCAACGTTATATTGACCGCCAAGCCACTCCATACTTAGCAGATTGCCTTGGTCATCAAAGCGCTTGAGCGCAGGGTCGTGGGAGACATAGCCCGTTTTGACAACGTCTATCCCGAGTTTTTTAAATAAAGTAAAAGCCGCTTCCATCTGCCGCTCCAGATTCTGAATCGCTCCGGCCGTCTCCATGTGCCCGATAATTTTCACGCCTTTGCTCGCGGCATACGAAGTGACTTCCACAATGTCATAATCCGGATAGGGAGTGGTAAAGCTGAATTGTTCACCATGCTTGGTCCAATCGTTCTCCCATCCGATATTCCACCCTTCGATCACTACCATCGGAATGCCGTATTTGGCGGCAAAATCGATGTACCTTTTGGCATTCTCGGTCGTTGCGCCATGTTTGGGGCCGTAGCTCCATGTGTAAATCCCCAGATGCATGCCCCACCATATGCCGATATACTTGCCCGGTTGTACCCAAGACACATCCCCCAGCCTGTTCGGTTCATTGAGATTAAGAATCAAATAGGAGGTGATCAAATCCCCGGGTTTGTCCGCGATCTGGATCGTTCTCCAGGGCGTTGTTAGCGGAGTGAAACCTTTGACTTTAACACCGTCGGACCAAGGAATCAGGTCGATGGCAAGCGTGTTATTCTGTGTGGGCATTAGGGTCATGGAGGAATAGCCCGATAAATCGGCTTCGTGAATGCTTATGTACAATCCATCGGCCATTTTCATTGTTAAAGGGGTATGGACGGCGCGATAAGGAATGGATTGAAGGGGAGTCACATTGTACAGGAGTTCGGTATACATTTTCTGATAGGCGGGCATCCACCATGCCTGATCCACATCCGTCAGGGCAAATTCGGTATCTTCGCTCTTGATTTCAAAATAGGAGAGATTGTCCTGCTCAGGCAGCTCGTAGCGAAAGCCCAGGCCGTCATTGTATACGCGAAAAATGATCGACATTCGGCGCGGAGACGGAGTTGTCTCTTCAAGCTCCACGCGGAGTTCATTGTAATGATTGCGTATTTCCTTCACTTCTCCCCAAGGCTGTGTCCACGTCTCATCGAAGCTGTCATACTTGCCGCCGGCGACTCTGAAATTCCGGTTAAGCGGCTCCGCATGTTCAAATGTGAGGCCGAGCTTTGAATGTCTGATAAGGGGAGCATGACAGTAGTTCACACTATAATACGGAATGCCGTTTTTAAGAAAAAATTCCGCCTGAATGCAGCCATCGGGTGAAAATACAACCCACCTGCTTCTCATTTAATGCTCCGCCTCCTCACATCGATACCATTACATCATCTTATGAGGGCTTTAGCTTGGCATATCCCTGGAAATATGCTCTGAGAGCAAAGACGGCAGGCGGAAGCTACCATTGTTCCAGATTAAGCCATAGCCGTTCTTTTTCAGTCATACGTATATCCAGCGCTGCGAAGCTGGAGATTAGTTCATCGGCGCGCTCAGGCCCAATGACCGCACATACAGGATAGGGTTGGTTTAACACATAAGCTAACGCAATATGATTTGCCGTAATTCCCTTTCCCTTATGCGCAGCCAAGCTGCTCGCACGGTTTAACCGTTCCCAGTTATCGCCGCTGTAATATACCCGGACCATGTCCTCGCTCACGCGAACGCCGGGGGAGTAGCGCCCCGAGAAGAAACCGCCCGCTTGAGACGACCACGCGAATAAGGGGAGCTGCGTTTGCTTGTGCCAGTCATGATAAGCTTGATCTACGTACACCGTTCCAGGCCAGCGCG includes these proteins:
- a CDS encoding DJ-1/PfpI family protein; translated protein: MTQRTVGILLFNEVEVLDFAGPFEVFSITALSDSQKPFVVTTISQTGEMISARNGLKVTPDYSFENHPPIDILIVPGGYGAEEIEIHNPAVIQWIQEQTSKAEFTASVCTGAFLLAKAGILDGKEVTTHWMDIDLLEKEYPSVLVVRDVKFVDQGSLITSAGISAGIHMSLHLISRIYGKDIANQTAKRMEYDITIE
- a CDS encoding glycoside hydrolase family 97 protein, whose amino-acid sequence is MRSRWVVFSPDGCIQAEFFLKNGIPYYSVNYCHAPLIRHSKLGLTFEHAEPLNRNFRVAGGKYDSFDETWTQPWGEVKEIRNHYNELRVELEETTPSPRRMSIIFRVYNDGLGFRYELPEQDNLSYFEIKSEDTEFALTDVDQAWWMPAYQKMYTELLYNVTPLQSIPYRAVHTPLTMKMADGLYISIHEADLSGYSSMTLMPTQNNTLAIDLIPWSDGVKVKGFTPLTTPWRTIQIADKPGDLITSYLILNLNEPNRLGDVSWVQPGKYIGIWWGMHLGIYTWSYGPKHGATTENAKRYIDFAAKYGIPMVVIEGWNIGWENDWTKHGEQFSFTTPYPDYDIVEVTSYAASKGVKIIGHMETAGAIQNLERQMEAAFTLFKKLGIDVVKTGYVSHDPALKRFDDQGNLLSMEWLGGQYNVDHHRKVIETAARYKISLIAHEPVKDTGERRTYPNMMTREGARGQEFDASAEYVGNPPDHTTIIPFTRMLAGPFDYTPGIVRLIYKEFRPGNRVRGTLAKQLALYVVLYSPLQMAADLPENYEQQRAAFQFILDVPTDWQDTKVLGGEIGDYVTIVRKDRNSEEWYLGSITDEHGRTLAAPLAFLDPDKTYVAEIYADGPHADWRINPYPMTISKVLVDRSTTLQLNLAPGGGQAIRIRPAAAEDLPNDVILLRK
- a CDS encoding DJ-1/PfpI family protein yields the protein MKKYWSIGILVFDGVDAFDFVGPAEIFSLVRLSKEDVLQMQLSLDQTARKPFDIKYVSENGAPVTASNNLIIQPDFSMDDAPSFDILIVPGGFIKPINRVMGSKKTIQWIINHSHEAQLVASVCTGALLLASAGILNGKKATTNRAALDFMEQKFPEITVVRDSKFVDQGNVITAQGPAAGLNLAFYLVKKLFGEEVARLTANTLEYDGQIL